In a single window of the Desulfovibrio mangrovi genome:
- a CDS encoding tautomerase family protein, which produces MPFVCIEIRKRYTQEEEIGIIDAVHAALQEAFLIKPDDKHLRLIVHEPHRFTCPEDKKKPECCTMVTIDAFAGRSLDAKRKLYKAIVRNLEPFGIPADHVLTVLREHPKENWGVRGGQAACDIQLGFKIDV; this is translated from the coding sequence ATGCCTTTTGTCTGCATCGAAATTCGCAAGCGTTATACGCAGGAAGAGGAAATCGGCATTATCGATGCCGTGCACGCAGCCTTGCAGGAGGCGTTCCTGATCAAGCCCGATGACAAGCATCTCCGGCTGATCGTGCATGAGCCGCACCGCTTCACCTGCCCCGAAGACAAGAAAAAGCCTGAATGCTGCACCATGGTGACCATAGATGCCTTTGCGGGCCGCTCGCTGGACGCCAAGCGGAAGCTGTACAAGGCCATTGTCCGCAATCTGGAGCCCTTCGGCATTCCGGCGGACCATGTGCTGACCGTGCTCCGCGAGCATCCCAAGGAAAACTGGGGCGTACGCGGCGGGCAGGCAGCCTGCGACATCCAGCTGGGATTCAAGATCGACGTATAA
- a CDS encoding DEAD/DEAH box helicase, with protein MHDEAEIIAEYVAALKASDRLGEQVIYHRVLPEAEAQFAPNRRPWPTAIRDLLAMQGIRELYAHQALATDYIRSGRHVVVATPTASGKTFVYNLPVIERFLQDRDARALYLFPLKALAQDQLKTFRQLTAHWPKEARPEAAIYDGDTTPHFRKKIRTNPPTVLMTNPEMLHLSILPHHEQWVQFLASLQFIVVDEVHTYRGVLGSHMAQLFRRLLRICKQYGITPTFIFCSATVGNPGELCQQLTGLPESDIQVITQSGAPQGKRHFVFLDPYESPSTAAIQLLKSALSRNLRTIVYTQSRKMTELISLWAGQKSGPYKERISAYRAGFLPEERREIEAKMSSGELLAVISTSALELGIDIGALDLCILVGYPGTVMATMQRGGRVGRSTQESAVVLVAGEDALDQYFMRHPQDFFERPAEHAVLNPHNPVILKRHLECAAAELSLRPAEQWLQAQDVQSAIRELELEGLLLRDADDTAIFAARKRPQRHVDLRGAGNSFHIQTTDGTVIGSVDGIKALRETHPGAVYLHKGTSWTVTSLDLETRTARVAEEKVDYYTRVRGNKDTEILEVLDQKVVWGTRICLGKLRVTERISGYERRSVRGGGNLLGIIPLDLPPQIFETEGLWFEIPMDVQRAMEDAFMHFMGSIHAIEHAAIGILPLLVMTDRNDLGGISTPMHAQVGKPAVFIYDGMPGGAGLTRLAFERAVDMFERTLAVIRDCGCELGCPSCVHSPKCGSGNRPIDKAGALDLLLRLASRDAASDEHLREQFVLQPVDHPTTTTRPAQFEPTAHSASARPETPDTATLPNESALCRGVDGAQRSEPVHPPLPAGGMPLAAQSPTSKFLPPARYAVLDVETQLSAQEVGGWNRAERMRVSIAVLYDSATDAFTAYTEDRMPEMLKLLEEFDLVVGFNILRFDYKVLSAYTTQNLATLPTLDMLDVIRKRLSYRVSLDNLGSATFDAPKSADGLQALKWWKEGKVDEIARYCEQDVRITRDLYLHGREHGYVLFTNKAKQKVRIVVDW; from the coding sequence ATGCATGACGAAGCGGAAATCATAGCGGAGTACGTAGCCGCACTGAAGGCCTCAGACCGGCTGGGCGAGCAGGTGATCTATCATCGTGTCCTGCCCGAGGCGGAGGCGCAGTTCGCCCCGAACAGGCGACCATGGCCCACGGCCATCCGCGACCTGCTGGCCATGCAGGGCATCCGCGAACTCTATGCGCATCAGGCGCTGGCAACTGACTACATCCGTTCCGGCAGGCACGTGGTGGTGGCAACCCCCACGGCCAGCGGCAAGACCTTTGTCTACAACCTGCCGGTCATCGAGCGTTTCCTGCAGGACCGCGACGCCCGCGCACTCTACCTCTTTCCGCTCAAGGCACTGGCGCAGGATCAGCTCAAGACATTCCGCCAGCTCACGGCCCACTGGCCCAAGGAAGCACGGCCCGAGGCCGCCATCTACGACGGCGACACCACTCCGCACTTCCGCAAGAAGATCCGCACCAATCCGCCCACGGTACTGATGACCAATCCGGAGATGCTGCATCTTTCCATTCTGCCGCACCATGAACAGTGGGTGCAGTTTCTGGCCTCGCTCCAGTTCATCGTGGTGGACGAGGTGCACACCTACCGTGGGGTGCTCGGCTCACACATGGCCCAGCTTTTCCGGCGGCTGCTGCGTATCTGCAAGCAATACGGCATCACGCCCACCTTCATTTTCTGCTCCGCCACCGTGGGCAACCCCGGCGAGCTGTGCCAGCAGCTGACCGGCCTGCCGGAATCGGACATTCAGGTCATCACGCAGAGCGGCGCACCGCAGGGCAAACGACATTTCGTGTTTCTGGACCCGTATGAAAGCCCCTCCACCGCCGCCATCCAGCTCCTGAAATCCGCGCTGTCCCGCAACCTGCGCACCATCGTGTACACGCAGTCGCGCAAGATGACGGAACTCATCAGCCTGTGGGCGGGCCAGAAATCCGGCCCGTACAAGGAGCGCATCTCCGCATACCGGGCGGGCTTCCTCCCCGAGGAACGGCGCGAGATCGAGGCGAAGATGTCCAGCGGCGAACTGCTTGCGGTCATCTCCACCAGCGCGCTGGAACTGGGCATAGACATCGGCGCACTGGATCTGTGCATTCTGGTGGGCTACCCCGGCACGGTCATGGCGACCATGCAGCGCGGCGGTCGCGTGGGCCGCTCCACGCAGGAGAGCGCCGTGGTGCTGGTGGCGGGCGAGGATGCGCTGGATCAATATTTCATGCGCCACCCGCAGGACTTTTTCGAGCGCCCCGCCGAACACGCGGTGCTGAACCCGCACAACCCCGTGATTCTGAAGCGGCATCTGGAATGCGCGGCGGCGGAGCTGAGCCTGCGTCCGGCCGAACAGTGGCTGCAGGCGCAGGACGTGCAGAGCGCCATCCGCGAGCTGGAACTGGAAGGCCTGCTGCTGCGCGATGCGGACGACACCGCCATCTTTGCCGCACGCAAACGGCCCCAGCGGCACGTGGACCTGCGTGGTGCGGGCAACAGCTTCCACATCCAGACGACGGACGGCACGGTCATCGGCAGCGTGGACGGCATCAAGGCCCTGCGCGAAACACACCCCGGCGCGGTCTATCTGCACAAGGGCACCTCATGGACAGTGACCTCTCTGGACCTTGAGACCCGCACGGCCCGCGTGGCCGAGGAGAAAGTGGACTACTACACCCGCGTGCGCGGCAACAAGGACACCGAGATTCTGGAAGTGCTGGACCAAAAGGTGGTGTGGGGCACCCGCATCTGCCTCGGCAAGCTGCGCGTTACCGAACGTATCAGCGGCTACGAGCGGCGCAGCGTACGCGGCGGCGGCAATCTGCTCGGCATCATCCCGCTGGACCTGCCGCCCCAGATATTCGAGACCGAGGGCCTGTGGTTCGAGATTCCCATGGATGTGCAGCGCGCCATGGAGGATGCGTTCATGCACTTCATGGGCTCCATCCATGCCATTGAACACGCGGCCATCGGCATTCTGCCCCTGCTGGTCATGACGGACCGCAACGACCTTGGCGGCATTTCCACGCCCATGCACGCGCAGGTGGGCAAGCCTGCGGTATTCATTTACGACGGCATGCCCGGCGGTGCAGGACTGACCAGGCTGGCGTTCGAGCGCGCCGTGGACATGTTTGAGCGCACCCTTGCGGTTATCCGCGACTGCGGTTGCGAACTGGGGTGCCCTTCTTGCGTGCATTCGCCCAAGTGCGGGTCGGGCAACCGCCCCATAGACAAGGCCGGAGCCCTTGACCTGCTGCTGCGCCTCGCCTCGCGTGATGCTGCTTCTGACGAACACTTACGCGAACAGTTCGTATTACAACCTGTCGATCACCCCACCACGACAACCAGACCTGCGCAGTTTGAGCCCACCGCGCACTCTGCCTCTGCCAGACCAGAGACCCCAGACACGGCAACGCTTCCTAACGAGTCAGCACTCTGCCGTGGGGTGGATGGGGCCCAGCGAAGCGAGCCGGTACATCCTCCCCTCCCCGCCGGAGGCATGCCTTTGGCTGCTCAATCCCCCACGTCAAAATTTCTCCCCCCTGCCCGCTATGCGGTGCTGGACGTGGAGACCCAGCTTTCCGCGCAGGAGGTGGGCGGCTGGAACCGTGCCGAGCGCATGCGCGTGAGCATTGCGGTCCTGTACGATTCCGCAACAGACGCCTTCACCGCCTACACGGAAGACCGCATGCCGGAAATGCTGAAGCTGCTTGAGGAGTTCGACCTTGTGGTGGGCTTCAACATCCTGCGCTTCGACTACAAGGTGCTTTCTGCCTATACCACGCAGAACCTTGCCACCCTGCCCACGCTGGACATGCTGGATGTGATCCGCAAACGGCTGAGCTACCGCGTCTCGCTGGATAATCTGGGTTCGGCCACGTTCGACGCGCCCAAGTCGGCGGACGGCCTGCAGGCGCTGAAGTGGTGGAAGGAAGGCAAGGTGGACGAGATTGCCCGCTACTGCGAACAGGACGTGCGCATAACCCGCGATCTGTACCTGCACGGACGCGAGCACGGGTATGTGCTGTTCACCAACAAGGCCAAGCAGAAGGTCCGCATTGTGGTGGACTGGTAG
- a CDS encoding FAD-binding and (Fe-S)-binding domain-containing protein, translating to MLPAPYADFYKEVLDVVPKQNIYTDPLRVLAYGTDASFYRLIPKMVIDTNVEAEVVHILKLSNKYRVPVTFRAAGTSLSGQAVSDSVLVRLGDGWRKFRIFDDATRITLQPGIIGTNANRLLAEFGKKIGPDPASIDTAKIGGIVANNASGMCCGVAENSYKTLDKMRLVFWDGTVLDTSDDKSRAEFSRKHPNILERIRLLRQEVVADSALSDQIARKFKIKNTTGYSLNALVDFEDPFDIIQHLMVGSEGSLGFISEVTYRTVVEHPNKASALIFFPDIKSACEATIILRDTPVSAVELMDDRALRSVCGKPGMPACLLGEVADNTTALLVETRAGTKAQLTKQIGKITKSIEHIAKVGDVEFTDVPAEFNQLWAVRKGLFPAVGAVRKVGTTVIIEDVAFPIKELANATLRLQELLKKYEYNEAIIFGHALEGNLHFVFTQDFSEAKEVIRYQGFMDEVCAMVVKDYDGSLKAEHGTGRNMAPFVEMEWGAAAYRLMKEIKNIFDPYGLLNPGVIINEDAEAHIRNLKPLPAAHSIVDTCIECGFCEPICPSRNVTFTPRQRITAWREISRMKAGDEKDKLLKKLFSDYSYFGDNTCATDGLCATRCPVSINTGSFIKKLRGEHVTPRQAKAADWVASNFGTVAKVVANTLKGVNLAHKLLGTTVMDTGSQTLRVLTLKKLPLWNKEMPSGLSPVKPVPVNQTNPLKVVYFPSCISRTMGPSEGDTEKTELPRKTIALLLKAGYEVIFPERLNELCCGQAFESKGFDAQADMKSKELSEALLKASNNGEYPILSDTSPCLYRMKDTMDKRLTLFEPIEFVLTHLKDKLRFTKVPRSVALHATCTARKMGLDGKFKELAELCAEQVVMPENVFCCGFAGDRGFRYPELNKAALAELKAQVEHCSEGYSTSRTCEVGLALHATIPYRNVIYLVDEATRPL from the coding sequence ATGTTGCCGGCACCGTATGCTGATTTCTACAAGGAAGTCCTCGACGTCGTCCCCAAGCAGAATATCTACACCGACCCGCTCCGCGTGCTCGCGTACGGCACAGATGCGAGCTTTTACCGCCTCATCCCGAAGATGGTCATCGATACCAACGTAGAGGCTGAGGTTGTTCACATTCTCAAGCTTTCCAACAAGTACCGTGTTCCGGTGACCTTCCGCGCGGCCGGAACGAGCCTTTCCGGTCAGGCAGTTTCGGATTCCGTGCTGGTCCGTCTGGGCGACGGCTGGCGCAAGTTCCGCATTTTTGACGATGCCACCCGCATCACCCTGCAGCCGGGCATCATCGGCACCAACGCCAACCGGCTGCTGGCCGAGTTCGGCAAGAAGATCGGACCGGACCCCGCATCCATCGATACCGCGAAAATCGGTGGCATTGTAGCGAACAACGCATCGGGCATGTGCTGCGGCGTAGCCGAGAACAGCTACAAGACGCTGGACAAGATGCGGCTCGTGTTCTGGGACGGCACCGTGCTCGACACCTCGGACGACAAGAGCCGCGCGGAATTCTCGCGCAAGCATCCCAATATCCTTGAACGCATCCGTCTGCTGCGTCAGGAAGTGGTGGCGGATTCCGCCCTTTCCGACCAGATCGCCCGCAAGTTCAAAATCAAGAACACCACCGGTTACAGCCTGAACGCGCTGGTGGACTTTGAAGATCCCTTCGACATCATCCAGCACCTGATGGTGGGCTCGGAAGGTTCGCTGGGCTTCATTTCCGAAGTCACCTACCGCACGGTGGTGGAACACCCCAACAAGGCATCCGCCCTGATCTTCTTCCCGGACATCAAGTCCGCGTGCGAGGCCACCATCATCCTGCGCGACACGCCTGTTTCAGCCGTGGAACTGATGGACGACCGCGCACTGCGTTCCGTCTGCGGCAAGCCGGGCATGCCCGCATGCCTGTTGGGCGAAGTCGCGGACAACACCACCGCCCTGCTGGTGGAAACCCGCGCCGGAACCAAGGCGCAGCTCACCAAGCAGATCGGCAAGATCACCAAATCCATTGAACACATTGCCAAGGTTGGCGATGTGGAATTCACCGACGTGCCTGCCGAGTTCAACCAGCTGTGGGCCGTGCGCAAGGGGCTGTTCCCCGCTGTGGGTGCCGTGCGCAAGGTGGGCACCACGGTCATTATCGAAGACGTGGCCTTCCCCATCAAGGAACTGGCAAACGCCACCCTCAGACTGCAAGAACTGCTCAAGAAATACGAATACAACGAAGCCATCATCTTCGGCCATGCGCTGGAAGGGAACCTGCACTTCGTGTTCACGCAGGACTTCTCCGAGGCCAAGGAAGTCATTCGCTATCAGGGCTTCATGGACGAAGTGTGCGCCATGGTCGTGAAGGACTACGACGGCTCGCTCAAGGCCGAGCACGGCACGGGCCGCAACATGGCTCCCTTTGTGGAAATGGAATGGGGCGCAGCCGCCTATCGCCTGATGAAGGAGATCAAGAACATCTTCGACCCCTACGGCCTGCTGAACCCCGGCGTCATCATCAACGAAGACGCAGAGGCGCACATCCGCAACCTGAAGCCGCTGCCCGCCGCGCATTCCATTGTGGATACCTGTATCGAATGCGGCTTCTGCGAACCCATCTGCCCCTCACGCAACGTCACCTTCACCCCGCGCCAGCGCATTACCGCATGGCGCGAGATCAGCCGCATGAAGGCCGGCGACGAGAAGGACAAGCTGCTCAAGAAGCTCTTCTCCGACTACAGCTACTTTGGCGACAACACCTGCGCCACGGACGGCCTGTGCGCCACCCGCTGCCCGGTGAGCATCAACACCGGTTCGTTCATCAAGAAGCTGCGCGGCGAACATGTGACCCCGCGTCAGGCCAAGGCTGCGGACTGGGTGGCAAGCAACTTCGGCACCGTTGCCAAGGTCGTGGCCAACACCCTGAAGGGCGTGAACCTTGCGCACAAGCTGCTGGGCACCACGGTAATGGATACCGGCTCGCAGACCCTGCGTGTGCTCACCCTGAAGAAACTGCCGCTGTGGAACAAGGAAATGCCCTCGGGCCTGAGCCCCGTGAAGCCGGTGCCTGTGAACCAGACCAACCCGCTCAAGGTGGTCTATTTCCCCAGCTGCATCAGCCGCACCATGGGCCCCTCGGAAGGCGATACGGAAAAAACCGAACTGCCCAGAAAGACCATCGCCCTGCTGCTCAAGGCGGGGTACGAAGTCATCTTCCCCGAGCGGCTGAACGAGCTGTGCTGCGGTCAGGCATTCGAATCCAAGGGCTTTGACGCGCAGGCGGACATGAAGTCCAAGGAACTCTCCGAAGCCCTGCTGAAGGCCAGCAACAACGGCGAATATCCCATCCTCAGCGATACCAGCCCCTGTCTGTACCGCATGAAGGATACCATGGATAAGCGCCTCACCCTGTTCGAACCCATCGAGTTCGTACTGACGCACCTGAAGGACAAGCTCCGCTTCACCAAGGTGCCCAGATCCGTGGCCCTGCACGCCACCTGCACCGCCCGCAAAATGGGGCTGGACGGCAAGTTCAAGGAGCTGGCCGAACTGTGCGCCGAACAGGTTGTGATGCCGGAAAACGTGTTCTGCTGCGGCTTCGCAGGCGACCGGGGCTTCCGGTATCCGGAACTGAACAAGGCCGCGCTGGCCGAGCTGAAGGCGCAGGTGGAGCACTGCTCGGAAGGGTATTCCACCTCCCGCACCTGCGAGGTGGGTCTGGCGCTGCACGCCACCATTCCGTACCGGAACGTGATCTACCTTGTGGATGAGGCGACCAGACCGCTGTAA
- a CDS encoding DMT family transporter, translating to MSVTDTAGSAAGKGYTIAVASAVMLSFTGILIKYIGDTYHLAPMVLAFWRNSMVCAVLVCALALRGVAVLEPLREHWRFFVCYGGMLAVFNSMWTTTVILNGAAVGTVLVYCSAAYTVVLGRMFFGEALGVSKLIAVALCIAGCVLVADALNAETWRLNALGAGAGIASGLLYAGYSIMGRTAGNRGLQPWVTLLYTFAFAVLFLSLLNLIMGNLKPELGLAATSLSEMAPERLQWGGWLALFVLAAGPTLLGFGLYNVSLCYLPSSVANIILTLEPALTAVVAYWALGERMTPIQWTGAALILCGVVVLRVAGMRRRKVAAMETWRARALVGEPVAEPEA from the coding sequence ATGAGCGTAACAGATACAGCGGGCAGCGCCGCGGGCAAGGGCTACACCATCGCCGTAGCCAGCGCGGTGATGCTGTCCTTCACGGGCATTCTGATCAAATATATCGGCGATACCTACCACCTGGCCCCTATGGTGCTGGCCTTCTGGCGTAACAGCATGGTCTGTGCGGTGCTTGTCTGCGCCCTTGCGCTGCGTGGCGTTGCCGTGCTGGAGCCTCTGCGCGAGCACTGGAGGTTCTTTGTCTGTTACGGCGGCATGCTGGCGGTGTTCAATTCCATGTGGACCACCACGGTCATTCTCAACGGGGCCGCAGTAGGGACGGTGCTGGTCTACTGTTCGGCGGCCTACACGGTGGTGCTGGGCAGGATGTTCTTTGGTGAAGCGCTTGGTGTCTCCAAGCTGATTGCCGTGGCTCTGTGCATTGCTGGCTGCGTGTTGGTGGCCGATGCCCTGAATGCGGAGACATGGCGGCTGAACGCGCTCGGAGCAGGGGCGGGCATCGCCTCCGGCCTGCTGTATGCGGGCTACAGCATCATGGGCCGCACGGCCGGAAATCGCGGATTGCAGCCATGGGTGACACTACTTTACACCTTTGCCTTTGCGGTGCTGTTCCTTTCCCTGTTAAACCTGATCATGGGCAATCTGAAGCCGGAACTGGGGCTTGCCGCGACCTCCCTTTCCGAGATGGCACCGGAGCGCCTCCAGTGGGGCGGCTGGCTGGCCCTGTTCGTGCTCGCTGCAGGTCCGACCCTGCTGGGATTCGGGCTGTACAACGTGTCCCTGTGCTATCTGCCTTCCTCGGTGGCGAACATCATCCTGACCTTGGAACCGGCGCTGACGGCTGTTGTTGCCTACTGGGCGCTGGGCGAGCGCATGACCCCCATTCAATGGACCGGTGCGGCGCTCATTCTGTGCGGCGTTGTGGTGCTGAGAGTGGCGGGCATGCGCAGGCGGAAGGTTGCCGCCATGGAGACGTGGAGAGCACGTGCCCTTGTCGGCGAACCTGTAGCCGAGCCGGAAGCCTAG
- a CDS encoding PLP-dependent aminotransferase family protein: protein MRIPLDRESGSPLYSQIAAFIREGIESHALPAGMRLPAIRKLALELGVNRITVENAYAELEAAGLLAARVGSGTFILPPFPDVRRSPAASRHTEASTKCNTKCDTWPAWQQTVVERFSSLPAKPPIPLLTHSPDRNIISLNCGNSDPALYPLDELRASLRDTLRKEGTDAGEYADMAGYAPLRRTISHVLADQGIPAATDDIIITSGSQQALALVTQLLTRHGDTVVTEGPSYADGMDLFRARGLNIIQIPMDAEGMRMDKLEEALRAHSPKLIFTMPNFQNPTGICMSGQRRRQLVQLAAAYAVPLVEDDFVGDLRYEGHAQPALKALAAKGACFYMGTFSKMLMPGLRVGYMVAEGPVRDLLVRCKRLNDISSSGVIQRALYRFVSVGRHRTHLSRSCSIYRRRRDALLAACAEYLPEDITVSPVTGGLFAWCTLPPDLTATAVTEAALNNGVAVAPGTAFFLNPADGERFLRLNVTLHDAEVIREAMRRLGRACETLRQQQDAFAK from the coding sequence ATGCGTATTCCGCTGGACAGAGAGAGCGGCAGCCCGCTCTATTCACAGATCGCCGCCTTCATCCGCGAGGGCATAGAATCGCACGCCCTGCCTGCGGGCATGCGCCTGCCCGCCATACGCAAACTTGCCCTGGAGCTGGGGGTGAACCGCATCACGGTGGAAAACGCCTATGCAGAACTGGAGGCCGCCGGACTGCTTGCGGCCCGCGTAGGCAGCGGCACCTTCATCCTTCCGCCCTTCCCTGACGTACGCAGGAGCCCAGCCGCCTCAAGACATACGGAAGCTAGTACGAAGTGTAATACGAAGTGTGACACATGGCCCGCATGGCAGCAGACCGTGGTGGAGCGCTTCAGTTCCCTGCCCGCCAAACCGCCCATTCCGCTGCTCACGCACAGCCCCGACAGAAACATCATCTCGCTGAACTGCGGCAACAGCGATCCCGCCCTCTACCCACTGGATGAGCTGCGGGCCAGCCTGCGCGACACCCTGCGCAAGGAAGGCACCGATGCCGGTGAATATGCCGACATGGCCGGTTACGCCCCCCTGCGGCGCACCATTTCGCACGTGCTGGCGGATCAGGGCATTCCTGCCGCCACGGACGACATCATCATCACCTCCGGCTCCCAGCAGGCCTTGGCACTGGTGACACAGCTGCTCACCCGCCATGGTGACACGGTCGTCACGGAAGGCCCCTCCTATGCCGACGGCATGGACCTGTTCCGCGCCCGCGGCCTGAACATCATCCAGATTCCCATGGATGCCGAGGGCATGCGCATGGACAAGCTGGAGGAAGCGCTCAGGGCACACAGCCCCAAGCTCATCTTCACCATGCCCAACTTCCAGAATCCCACAGGCATCTGCATGAGCGGACAACGCAGGCGGCAGCTGGTGCAGTTGGCCGCAGCCTATGCCGTGCCCCTTGTGGAAGATGATTTCGTGGGAGACCTGCGATACGAAGGACACGCCCAGCCCGCCCTGAAGGCGCTGGCGGCCAAGGGCGCATGCTTCTACATGGGCACCTTTTCCAAGATGCTCATGCCGGGGCTGCGCGTGGGGTACATGGTGGCGGAAGGCCCCGTGCGCGACCTGCTGGTGCGCTGCAAACGCCTGAACGACATCTCCTCTTCAGGAGTCATCCAGCGGGCCCTGTACCGCTTCGTGTCCGTGGGCAGGCATCGCACGCACCTTTCCCGCTCGTGCAGCATCTACCGCAGACGACGCGACGCCCTGCTCGCCGCCTGCGCCGAATATCTGCCGGAGGACATCACGGTCAGCCCCGTTACAGGCGGCCTCTTCGCATGGTGCACCCTGCCGCCGGACCTGACCGCCACTGCCGTAACCGAAGCCGCCCTGAACAACGGGGTGGCCGTTGCTCCGGGTACAGCCTTTTTCCTCAATCCTGCGGATGGAGAACGATTCCTGCGGCTCAATGTCACCCTGCATGACGCGGAGGTGATACGTGAGGCCATGCGCAGGCTGGGGCGGGCCTGCGAAACGCTACGGCAACAACAGGATGCTTTTGCGAAATAA
- a CDS encoding substrate-binding periplasmic protein, with translation MYTFSTHHLRCICIAFILCLLLAFAGHSAAQPVRPDKLIASIGPQGWPPFLIRAEKPEDSSGIMLEVLRRITQRTGVQLQIVEYPEKRAMAVLGSDKLHVYFKSPNWVHNPQRYLWSDTVLDIAEVVISRRAVPYSPDDIASDQSLTLGTVLGFLYPEFSDGFMSGRLSRSDCSTPYESLRMLQLRRVDAVLDCEYVTRYYMQNNPSFRDEFVISKPYTPKHGYGFVFGNTQELADYLPIFNAELARMKKNGELQEIIERYIGSTPK, from the coding sequence ATGTATACATTTTCCACACATCACCTGCGGTGCATCTGCATAGCATTCATCCTCTGCCTGCTACTGGCTTTTGCGGGCCATTCTGCGGCCCAGCCCGTAAGACCGGACAAACTCATAGCCTCCATCGGCCCTCAAGGCTGGCCTCCTTTTCTCATAAGGGCCGAAAAGCCCGAGGACAGCTCTGGCATCATGTTGGAAGTATTGCGGCGGATAACGCAACGAACCGGCGTACAGCTGCAGATAGTGGAGTATCCCGAAAAACGGGCCATGGCCGTGCTGGGCTCAGACAAGCTGCACGTGTACTTCAAGAGCCCCAACTGGGTACACAATCCCCAAAGATACCTGTGGAGCGACACCGTTCTGGATATTGCAGAGGTGGTCATTTCCCGACGCGCCGTCCCCTATTCTCCCGACGATATTGCCAGCGACCAGAGCCTTACATTGGGTACCGTGCTCGGCTTTCTCTATCCGGAATTCTCCGATGGTTTCATGTCCGGCAGGCTTAGCCGCTCGGATTGCTCCACCCCCTACGAGTCGTTGCGTATGTTGCAGTTGCGCAGAGTGGATGCCGTGCTCGATTGCGAATATGTCACGCGCTATTACATGCAGAACAATCCTTCCTTCCGCGACGAGTTCGTCATCAGCAAGCCCTACACGCCAAAGCATGGCTACGGCTTTGTCTTCGGCAATACGCAGGAGCTGGCTGACTATCTGCCGATCTTCAATGCCGAACTCGCCCGCATGAAAAAGAACGGCGAACTGCAGGAAATCATAGAGCGCTACATCGGCAGCACCCCGAAGTAA
- the mtnA gene encoding S-methyl-5-thioribose-1-phosphate isomerase has translation MERHIRYSDKDNALVLLDQRYLPSREDDFFCRNTQDTIYALQTMVVRGAPAIGVTAAYGCVLAAMEVAGEADWKTALKEKLELIAEARPTAVNLRWGVERMKTLWAANEGLDREALVALWLTEAKLVHKEDIEINTRMGAHGATVIDDGDTVMTHCNAGALATAGYGTALGVVRGAIDAGKKGIKVIANETRPFLQGARLTAYELKEDNIPVTVACDNACGLLMRRGMVQKVVVGADRVAANGDAVNKIGTYSVALLAREHGVPFYVAAPLSTIDRNMPDGDSTPIEDRTPREVTHVGETQITPDGVPVYNFAFDATPNELIAGIITEVGVLRAPYAESIAKAFKDAGIE, from the coding sequence ATGGAACGCCATATCCGTTATTCCGACAAGGACAACGCGCTTGTCCTGCTTGACCAGCGCTATCTGCCCTCCCGTGAAGACGACTTTTTCTGCCGCAATACGCAGGACACCATCTACGCCCTGCAGACCATGGTGGTGCGCGGCGCTCCCGCTATCGGCGTGACCGCGGCCTATGGCTGCGTGCTGGCGGCCATGGAAGTTGCCGGTGAGGCTGACTGGAAGACGGCTCTGAAGGAAAAGCTGGAACTCATCGCAGAGGCGCGTCCCACGGCCGTGAACCTGCGCTGGGGCGTGGAACGCATGAAGACGCTCTGGGCCGCCAACGAGGGGCTGGACCGCGAGGCGCTGGTGGCCCTGTGGCTGACCGAAGCCAAACTTGTGCATAAAGAAGATATTGAGATCAACACCCGCATGGGCGCACACGGGGCAACCGTCATTGACGACGGCGACACCGTAATGACCCACTGCAACGCGGGTGCGTTGGCAACCGCCGGTTATGGTACCGCGCTGGGTGTTGTTCGTGGTGCCATTGACGCGGGCAAGAAGGGCATCAAGGTTATCGCCAATGAGACCCGCCCCTTCCTGCAGGGCGCACGCCTGACCGCCTATGAACTGAAGGAAGACAACATTCCCGTCACCGTTGCCTGCGACAACGCCTGCGGCCTGCTCATGCGCCGCGGCATGGTGCAGAAGGTGGTGGTGGGCGCAGACCGCGTGGCTGCCAACGGCGATGCCGTGAACAAGATCGGCACCTATTCCGTGGCCCTGCTGGCCCGTGAACACGGCGTTCCCTTCTATGTTGCCGCGCCGCTTTCCACCATCGACCGCAACATGCCCGACGGCGATTCCACCCCCATTGAAGACCGTACCCCACGTGAAGTGACCCATGTGGGCGAAACCCAGATCACCCCGGACGGCGTTCCGGTATACAACTTTGCCTTCGACGCCACCCCCAACGAGTTGATCGCAGGCATCATCACGGAAGTGGGTGTGCTGCGTGCTCCCTATGCGGAATCCATTGCCAAGGCGTTCAAAGACGCGGGCATCGAATAG